The proteins below come from a single Tachysurus fulvidraco isolate hzauxx_2018 chromosome 26, HZAU_PFXX_2.0, whole genome shotgun sequence genomic window:
- the pax8 gene encoding paired box protein Pax-8 isoform X3: MFVNGRPLPEVIRQRIVDMAHQGVRPCDISRQLRVSHGCVSKILGRYYETGSIKPGVIGGSKPKVATPKVVDKIAEYKRQNPTMFAWEIRDRLLAEGVCDSDTVPSVSSINRIIRTKVQQPFNVPLESKSLSPGHTLIPSSAVTPPESPQSDSLGSTYSISGLLGIPQASSDGKRSHDDSDQESCRHSVDSQGSGGGPRKQLRPEHFSSQHLDCGFERHHYASDTFGSTNAGKTEQPLYPLSLLNGSLEEGKSSLATSSTAIGRNLAAHQGYAVVTDALQPLPICLKQEMSPDGASSSPSPNIIANSAFLEMGAISAPSPASVGNGGSSSMHFSHSFNTFPHHAPMYSQFSSQSLITGRDMVSSTLPGYPPHIPSAGQTSYSSSAITGMVAGAEYSGQTYTHSPYTSYSDAWRFTNSSILGSPYYYSSASRTAPPTTTAYDHL; encoded by the exons ATGTTTGTAAATGGACGCCCGCTCCCGGAGGTCATCCGGCAGCGCATTGTGGACATGGCTCACCAGGGTGTTCGGCCCTGCGACATCTCCCGTCAGCTGCGGGTCAGCCATGGCTGCGTCAGCAAGATCCTGGGCAG ATACTATGAGACAGGAAGCATAAAACCTGGAGTGATCGGTGGCTCGAAGCCAAAGGTGGCTACGCCAAAAGTGGTGGACAAGATAGCAGAGTACAAGCGGCAAAATCCCACCATGTTCGCCTGGGAGATCAGAGACAGGCTCCTGGCCGAGGGAGTTTGTGACAGCGACACGGTTCCCAGCGTCAGTTCCATAAACAG GATCATCCGGACGAAGGTGCAACAGCCATTTAACGTGCCCTTGGAAAGCAAAAGCCTCAGTCCAGGTCATACATTAA TTCCAAGTTCAGCCGTCACCCCTCCCGAGTCACCTCAGTCTGACTCTCTGGGTTCCACCTACTCCATTAGTGGCCTGCTGGGTATTCCACAGGCAAGTTCAGACGGCAAGAGGAGTCATGACGACA GTGACCAGGAGAGCTGTCGACACAGCGTAGACTCTCAGGGAAGTGGAGGTGGACCAAGGAAACAGCTGAGGCCTGAACATTTCTCATCACAACACCTGGACTGCGGCTTCGAGCGGCACCACTACGCCTCCGACACGTTCGGTTCCACCAACGCTGGCAAGACTGAGCAG CCACTctatcccctctctctcctcaacGGAAGTCTAGAGGAAGGCAAGAGCAGCCTCGCAACATCCAGCACCGCCATTGGCCGAAACCTAGCAGCGCACCAGGGCTACGCAGTCGTGACAG ATGCCCTACAGCCCCTACCCATCTGcctgaaacaggaaatgtcacCAGACGGGGCCAGCTCAAGTCCTTCGCCCAACATTATAGCCAACTCTGCCTTCTTGGAAATGGGCGCCATTTCAGCCCCGTCGCCAGCGTCCGTGGGTAACGGTGGCAGCAGCTCCATGCATTTCTCTCATTCCTTCAACACATTTCCTCATCATGCACCAATGTACAGCCAGTTCAGCAGCCAGTCTCTCatcacag GCCGAGACATGGTGAGCTCCACACTTCCTGGATATCCTCCACACATTCCATCAGCCGGACAGACGAGTTACTCGTCCTCGGCCATCACAGGAATGGTAGCAG GTGCTGAGTACTCAGGccagacttacacacactcaccatacACATCTTACAGCGACGCATGGAGATTCACCAACTCCAGCATACTAG GCTCTCCATACTACTACAGCTCCGCCTCCCGCACGGCTCCACCCACCACCACTGCGTACGATCACCTTTAG
- the pax8 gene encoding paired box protein Pax-8 isoform X1 translates to MSNTTGRGHGGLNQLGGMFVNGRPLPEVIRQRIVDMAHQGVRPCDISRQLRVSHGCVSKILGRYYETGSIKPGVIGGSKPKVATPKVVDKIAEYKRQNPTMFAWEIRDRLLAEGVCDSDTVPSVSSINRIIRTKVQQPFNVPLESKSLSPGHTLIPSSAVTPPESPQSDSLGSTYSISGLLGIPQASSDGKRSHDDSDQESCRHSVDSQGSGGGPRKQLRPEHFSSQHLDCGFERHHYASDTFGSTNAGKTEQPLYPLSLLNGSLEEGKSSLATSSTAIGRNLAAHQGYAVVTDALQPLPICLKQEMSPDGASSSPSPNIIANSAFLEMGAISAPSPASVGNGGSSSMHFSHSFNTFPHHAPMYSQFSSQSLITGRDMVSSTLPGYPPHIPSAGQTSYSSSAITGMVAGAEYSGQTYTHSPYTSYSDAWRFTNSSILGSPYYYSSASRTAPPTTTAYDHL, encoded by the exons ATGTCCAACACAACCGGCAGAG GTCATGGGGGTCTTAATCAACTAGGCGGCATGTTTGTAAATGGACGCCCGCTCCCGGAGGTCATCCGGCAGCGCATTGTGGACATGGCTCACCAGGGTGTTCGGCCCTGCGACATCTCCCGTCAGCTGCGGGTCAGCCATGGCTGCGTCAGCAAGATCCTGGGCAG ATACTATGAGACAGGAAGCATAAAACCTGGAGTGATCGGTGGCTCGAAGCCAAAGGTGGCTACGCCAAAAGTGGTGGACAAGATAGCAGAGTACAAGCGGCAAAATCCCACCATGTTCGCCTGGGAGATCAGAGACAGGCTCCTGGCCGAGGGAGTTTGTGACAGCGACACGGTTCCCAGCGTCAGTTCCATAAACAG GATCATCCGGACGAAGGTGCAACAGCCATTTAACGTGCCCTTGGAAAGCAAAAGCCTCAGTCCAGGTCATACATTAA TTCCAAGTTCAGCCGTCACCCCTCCCGAGTCACCTCAGTCTGACTCTCTGGGTTCCACCTACTCCATTAGTGGCCTGCTGGGTATTCCACAGGCAAGTTCAGACGGCAAGAGGAGTCATGACGACA GTGACCAGGAGAGCTGTCGACACAGCGTAGACTCTCAGGGAAGTGGAGGTGGACCAAGGAAACAGCTGAGGCCTGAACATTTCTCATCACAACACCTGGACTGCGGCTTCGAGCGGCACCACTACGCCTCCGACACGTTCGGTTCCACCAACGCTGGCAAGACTGAGCAG CCACTctatcccctctctctcctcaacGGAAGTCTAGAGGAAGGCAAGAGCAGCCTCGCAACATCCAGCACCGCCATTGGCCGAAACCTAGCAGCGCACCAGGGCTACGCAGTCGTGACAG ATGCCCTACAGCCCCTACCCATCTGcctgaaacaggaaatgtcacCAGACGGGGCCAGCTCAAGTCCTTCGCCCAACATTATAGCCAACTCTGCCTTCTTGGAAATGGGCGCCATTTCAGCCCCGTCGCCAGCGTCCGTGGGTAACGGTGGCAGCAGCTCCATGCATTTCTCTCATTCCTTCAACACATTTCCTCATCATGCACCAATGTACAGCCAGTTCAGCAGCCAGTCTCTCatcacag GCCGAGACATGGTGAGCTCCACACTTCCTGGATATCCTCCACACATTCCATCAGCCGGACAGACGAGTTACTCGTCCTCGGCCATCACAGGAATGGTAGCAG GTGCTGAGTACTCAGGccagacttacacacactcaccatacACATCTTACAGCGACGCATGGAGATTCACCAACTCCAGCATACTAG GCTCTCCATACTACTACAGCTCCGCCTCCCGCACGGCTCCACCCACCACCACTGCGTACGATCACCTTTAG
- the pax8 gene encoding paired box protein Pax-8 isoform X2, which produces MSNTTGRGGMFVNGRPLPEVIRQRIVDMAHQGVRPCDISRQLRVSHGCVSKILGRYYETGSIKPGVIGGSKPKVATPKVVDKIAEYKRQNPTMFAWEIRDRLLAEGVCDSDTVPSVSSINRIIRTKVQQPFNVPLESKSLSPGHTLIPSSAVTPPESPQSDSLGSTYSISGLLGIPQASSDGKRSHDDSDQESCRHSVDSQGSGGGPRKQLRPEHFSSQHLDCGFERHHYASDTFGSTNAGKTEQPLYPLSLLNGSLEEGKSSLATSSTAIGRNLAAHQGYAVVTDALQPLPICLKQEMSPDGASSSPSPNIIANSAFLEMGAISAPSPASVGNGGSSSMHFSHSFNTFPHHAPMYSQFSSQSLITGRDMVSSTLPGYPPHIPSAGQTSYSSSAITGMVAGAEYSGQTYTHSPYTSYSDAWRFTNSSILGSPYYYSSASRTAPPTTTAYDHL; this is translated from the exons ATGTCCAACACAACCGGCAGAG GCGGCATGTTTGTAAATGGACGCCCGCTCCCGGAGGTCATCCGGCAGCGCATTGTGGACATGGCTCACCAGGGTGTTCGGCCCTGCGACATCTCCCGTCAGCTGCGGGTCAGCCATGGCTGCGTCAGCAAGATCCTGGGCAG ATACTATGAGACAGGAAGCATAAAACCTGGAGTGATCGGTGGCTCGAAGCCAAAGGTGGCTACGCCAAAAGTGGTGGACAAGATAGCAGAGTACAAGCGGCAAAATCCCACCATGTTCGCCTGGGAGATCAGAGACAGGCTCCTGGCCGAGGGAGTTTGTGACAGCGACACGGTTCCCAGCGTCAGTTCCATAAACAG GATCATCCGGACGAAGGTGCAACAGCCATTTAACGTGCCCTTGGAAAGCAAAAGCCTCAGTCCAGGTCATACATTAA TTCCAAGTTCAGCCGTCACCCCTCCCGAGTCACCTCAGTCTGACTCTCTGGGTTCCACCTACTCCATTAGTGGCCTGCTGGGTATTCCACAGGCAAGTTCAGACGGCAAGAGGAGTCATGACGACA GTGACCAGGAGAGCTGTCGACACAGCGTAGACTCTCAGGGAAGTGGAGGTGGACCAAGGAAACAGCTGAGGCCTGAACATTTCTCATCACAACACCTGGACTGCGGCTTCGAGCGGCACCACTACGCCTCCGACACGTTCGGTTCCACCAACGCTGGCAAGACTGAGCAG CCACTctatcccctctctctcctcaacGGAAGTCTAGAGGAAGGCAAGAGCAGCCTCGCAACATCCAGCACCGCCATTGGCCGAAACCTAGCAGCGCACCAGGGCTACGCAGTCGTGACAG ATGCCCTACAGCCCCTACCCATCTGcctgaaacaggaaatgtcacCAGACGGGGCCAGCTCAAGTCCTTCGCCCAACATTATAGCCAACTCTGCCTTCTTGGAAATGGGCGCCATTTCAGCCCCGTCGCCAGCGTCCGTGGGTAACGGTGGCAGCAGCTCCATGCATTTCTCTCATTCCTTCAACACATTTCCTCATCATGCACCAATGTACAGCCAGTTCAGCAGCCAGTCTCTCatcacag GCCGAGACATGGTGAGCTCCACACTTCCTGGATATCCTCCACACATTCCATCAGCCGGACAGACGAGTTACTCGTCCTCGGCCATCACAGGAATGGTAGCAG GTGCTGAGTACTCAGGccagacttacacacactcaccatacACATCTTACAGCGACGCATGGAGATTCACCAACTCCAGCATACTAG GCTCTCCATACTACTACAGCTCCGCCTCCCGCACGGCTCCACCCACCACCACTGCGTACGATCACCTTTAG